The sequence CTTTCACGAGCAATGTGGTTGGACCCATTAATCCCGCGCCGGACGTTTCGACACCGCTTGATATCAATGTGATTGGTGCCAAGAAGGAACCCGTTGAGTGCCCGCCGTCTGTTTCACCACCGCTGGACATTAAGACAGGTGGAGGTGGCCCTTGCGGCCATTGAGCTTGCCATTGAGATGGAAAATGTACGGGAAAATAACCCAGAAGAGGCACAAGAGAAATCACCGGAGAAAAACCGCACTCCCGTGGAGAAGCCCGATGATGCCACTCTAAATCCTAATCCGCGGTATATACCGATCAAGAGCGCCAAGTACTACACAAAGAAGCTACTCGTTCGGGTGAAGCGCATTGATTAGGACGAGTATTTGCCGCTGTCCAGCATGGCAAAGCGCCCAAAGAAACGTGAATCCATGTACATCAAATGCACAtaagtttattttaaaaaatacatTACTATAAATTACAACTTAAGGCTATTCTTTAATCCGAATGGGTTTTCATATTTCGTTTGCTTCGCATGCTCGATAAACTAGTaactaaacaaacaaatatgcgggagcgggagtaggagctggagctgaactGGAGGCGGCAGGCGGGATAACGAGGACGTAGTGGCGGACAAGGCCTCATGTGAAATCATGTGAAATGATACTGTTCaaaaaattttcaattgttgTCGTTGTTCTACTCACTGTTGGGCGTCACATTGTTGTCAGTTTTGGTATCTGGATCAAGATTCGTATCCGGAGTTGGGGATGCTCCAATGCCGACAACAGAGGGTATCGCCTTCGGCGAATCCTCTTGCGCGTAGCCCACACGCAACGAATGGTGCCCTGGATCGAAAACTAGGGCTCCAATTTCGTCGCCGCCATATAGCATGTTGCCTCCATTCATCTTGGAGCGTCGGGACTACTTTTCAGCTTGATTTCTTGCAAAAGTTCTCGAAATGCCTGTCTTgtctgtatttatttttgtggcttttttcACGACGCTTGCGTTAATGGCAATCGacctatcgataaaatatactgtctgaaattcagaaatataccgtaataTACCGATGAAGAAGTGAACTTATCCCACTTAATCCCCCTGTCTTAAACAGGATAACAACTTGAGTTAAATcgcgaaaaataataataataatagttctTATTGTAGATCCATTCCATCCTTCATCTTTACTTTACcatgaactgcgctaaatcaAATTACTAGCTAAACAGGACCCTCAGCCCTGAATAcacaattttatccgattgatatatcaattatttaatttaaaagtgATCGAAGATATGTGATCATGCGTCGTCGAGTCGATGTTTTATGACCATCTAGGTTTAAAATTAAAGTAAAGAACTTAGTTTGGAATTTTCGAAATAAAACGCCGATTAGTTCCGCTCAtcgcaaaaatataccgatttaattaaaattcgcaaaaaaaatatacaacatTTTT is a genomic window of Drosophila miranda strain MSH22 chromosome Y unlocalized genomic scaffold, D.miranda_PacBio2.1 Contig_Y5_pilon, whole genome shotgun sequence containing:
- the LOC117195061 gene encoding actin-related protein 4-like isoform X1 — its product is MNGGNMLYGGDEIGALVFDPGHHSLRVGYAQEDSPKAIPSVVGIGASPTPDTNLDPDTKTDNNVTPNRFHMRPCPPLRPRYPACRLQFSSSSYSRSRIFVCLVTSLSSMRSKRNMKTHSD
- the LOC117195061 gene encoding actin-like protein 6B isoform X6, producing the protein MNGGNMLYGGDEIGALVFDPGHHSLRVGYAQEDSPKAIPSVVGIGASPTPDTNLDPDTKTDNNVTPNIQLQLLLPLPHICLFSY
- the LOC117195061 gene encoding actin-related protein 4-like isoform X2 — translated: MNGGNMLYGGDEIGALVFDPGHHSLRVGYAQEDSPKAIPSVVGIGASPTPDTNLDPDTKTDNNVTPNISFHMISHEALSATTSSLSRLPPPVQLQLLLPLPHICLFSY
- the LOC117195061 gene encoding actin-related protein 4-like isoform X4; its protein translation is MNGGNMLYGGDEIGALVFDPGHHSLRVGYAQEDSPKAIPSVVGIGASPTPDTNLDPDTKTDNNVTPNSLVRHYVLVIPPAASSSAPAPTPAPAYLFV
- the LOC117195061 gene encoding actin-related protein 4-like isoform X3, encoding MNGGNMLYGGDEIGALVFDPGHHSLRVGYAQEDSPKAIPSVVGIGASPTPDTNLDPDTKTDNNVTPNRGLVRHYVLVIPPAASSSAPAPTPAPAYLFV
- the LOC117195061 gene encoding actin-related protein 4-like isoform X5, with protein sequence MNGGNMLYGGDEIGALVFDPGHHSLRVGYAQEDSPKAIPSVVGIGASPTPDTNLDPDTKTDNNVTPNSPLVVFRVLFRLRCFTLQKRILGN